A region of Calditrichota bacterium DNA encodes the following proteins:
- a CDS encoding zf-HC2 domain-containing protein: MRCTRVRALIELYAGNDLPPRLQERLRRHLSGCAACQAELARVERALTVGKRLLVAAEEVSAGVQLWPRIRTRLVQECQPAQHAAPRVRLGFVGVGLAVLVAAAVFWLRDFSMRSTRERALQPAEKLVSQGVALPVVEGGLEPGTTALILHVDDPRMTIVWLLD, from the coding sequence ATGAGGTGTACACGGGTGCGGGCACTGATCGAGCTCTACGCCGGAAACGACCTTCCGCCACGCCTGCAGGAGCGGCTGAGGCGCCACCTTAGTGGCTGCGCGGCCTGCCAGGCTGAGCTTGCGCGCGTGGAACGTGCCCTAACCGTGGGCAAGCGTTTACTTGTCGCTGCGGAGGAGGTTTCCGCCGGGGTACAACTGTGGCCCAGAATCCGGACACGCCTGGTCCAAGAGTGCCAGCCAGCGCAACACGCTGCACCACGGGTGAGGCTGGGCTTCGTGGGGGTCGGCCTGGCCGTGCTGGTCGCGGCTGCAGTCTTTTGGCTGCGTGATTTCTCGATGCGCTCAACTCGGGAGAGGGCGCTCCAGCCGGCGGAAAAGCTGGTGAGCCAGGGTGTTGCCCTGCCCGTGGTTGAAGGGGGGCTTGAGCCTGGCACCACCGCATTGATCCTGCACGTCGACGACCCGCGCATGACTATCGTCTGGCTCCTGGATTAG